In Promicromonospora sp. Populi, one genomic interval encodes:
- a CDS encoding alpha-galactosidase: protein MTWILPTRSGQYVVAEAPRGAGLVFVGWGPSAGEATAPVAATSSFEADLDLLPLEATALGTRNVHGAELVVRRADGVRGARLAVSGEITLERDDDGATHLVAPLADDVLGLSVRLHIRTHPGHDVVEKWADLHNDSGESIEVLRGWGGAFNVPVDGGASVELLGGAWSREFTPFTAELAAGTLSVGSRQGITSHTYSPVVTVAPAGADFGVRYGVALGYSGSWRMALDAVPFADHVRVSAGPDDESGILTLAPGAGLTTPTLAGVRVEGDADDLAHAWHTYQATLARTRGPEHRPVVYNSWFATTFDIRTEHQLELARAAAQVGAEVFVVDDGWFRGRTSDHAALGDWEADTDRIPGGLGALAEGAKNLGMRFGLWVEPEAVSPDSDLYRAHPEWAHHVAGRPLETLRHQYVLDLGRPDVEEWVLGTLRRLLTENDITYLKWDMNRSIADGGQSAVGGDDWSWRHTQAYYRVLDALRAEFPQVTVEACAGGGGRIDHAVLARTDVVWPSDESGPRDRLAIQHGFLGVLPAWTMSSWVTDLPDQLDRDRASGPASLEFRFVVAMAGVLGIGADLLAWDAPTRERAASFVELYRSIRHVVHTGRVRRHGTPADAACAVQYTGSEGADVSDLGLGDAADTVVVLAWRRPGVAPLTVHLRDLDPDARYQVRGGDEVRTGKELDRDGLAVSWTWRDCDVLILDRV from the coding sequence GTGACCTGGATACTCCCGACCCGGTCGGGTCAGTACGTCGTGGCCGAGGCCCCGCGCGGGGCCGGGCTGGTCTTTGTCGGCTGGGGTCCTTCGGCCGGGGAGGCGACGGCGCCGGTGGCGGCGACGTCGTCCTTCGAGGCCGACCTGGACCTGCTCCCGCTGGAGGCCACCGCGCTCGGCACGCGTAACGTGCACGGCGCCGAGCTGGTGGTCCGCCGGGCCGACGGCGTGCGGGGCGCGCGCCTCGCCGTCTCCGGTGAGATCACCCTGGAACGGGATGACGACGGCGCGACCCATCTTGTGGCCCCGCTGGCCGACGACGTGCTGGGGCTGAGCGTGCGCCTGCACATCCGCACTCACCCGGGCCACGACGTCGTCGAGAAGTGGGCAGACCTGCACAACGACTCCGGGGAGTCGATCGAGGTGCTCCGGGGCTGGGGCGGGGCGTTCAACGTGCCGGTCGACGGCGGGGCGTCGGTCGAGCTGCTCGGCGGGGCATGGTCGCGGGAGTTCACGCCGTTCACGGCGGAGCTCGCTGCGGGCACGCTGAGCGTCGGGAGCAGGCAGGGCATCACGTCGCACACGTACTCGCCGGTGGTGACGGTGGCGCCCGCCGGAGCGGACTTCGGCGTCCGCTACGGTGTCGCGCTCGGCTACAGCGGCTCGTGGCGCATGGCGCTCGACGCCGTCCCGTTCGCCGACCACGTCCGGGTCTCCGCCGGCCCCGACGACGAGTCGGGCATCCTCACCCTGGCGCCCGGCGCCGGGCTGACCACCCCGACACTGGCTGGCGTCCGCGTCGAGGGCGACGCCGACGACCTGGCGCACGCCTGGCACACCTACCAGGCGACGCTGGCCCGCACGCGCGGCCCCGAGCACCGTCCGGTGGTCTACAACTCGTGGTTCGCCACGACGTTCGACATCCGCACGGAGCACCAGCTCGAGCTCGCGCGGGCCGCGGCCCAGGTGGGTGCCGAGGTGTTCGTGGTCGACGACGGCTGGTTCCGCGGGCGTACCAGCGACCACGCGGCCCTGGGCGACTGGGAGGCCGACACCGACCGGATCCCGGGCGGGCTCGGGGCTTTGGCCGAGGGTGCCAAGAATCTCGGCATGCGGTTCGGCCTGTGGGTCGAGCCGGAGGCGGTGAGCCCCGACAGCGACCTGTACCGCGCGCACCCCGAGTGGGCGCACCACGTGGCAGGCCGCCCGCTGGAGACGCTCCGCCACCAGTACGTCCTCGACCTAGGGCGGCCCGACGTCGAGGAGTGGGTGCTCGGCACCCTGCGCCGTCTGCTGACCGAGAACGACATCACGTACCTCAAGTGGGACATGAACCGCTCGATCGCCGACGGCGGGCAGAGCGCCGTCGGCGGCGACGACTGGTCCTGGCGGCACACGCAGGCCTACTACCGGGTTCTCGACGCCCTGCGCGCCGAGTTCCCGCAGGTCACCGTCGAGGCGTGCGCCGGCGGCGGCGGTCGGATCGACCACGCGGTGCTTGCCCGGACCGACGTCGTCTGGCCGAGCGACGAGTCCGGGCCGCGCGACCGCCTCGCGATCCAGCACGGGTTCCTCGGCGTGCTGCCCGCCTGGACCATGAGCTCGTGGGTCACCGACCTGCCCGACCAGCTCGACCGGGACCGGGCGAGCGGACCGGCGAGCCTCGAGTTCCGGTTCGTGGTCGCGATGGCCGGCGTCCTCGGCATCGGCGCCGACCTGCTGGCGTGGGACGCGCCGACGCGTGAGCGAGCGGCGTCGTTCGTCGAGCTGTACCGCTCGATCCGGCACGTGGTGCACACGGGGCGGGTCCGCCGGCACGGGACTCCCGCGGATGCGGCGTGTGCGGTGCAGTACACGGGTTCGGAGGGTGCGGACGTCAGCGACCTGGGCCTCGGCGACGCGGCGGACACGGTCGTGGTGCTGGCCTGGAGGCGGCCGGGCGTCGCGCCGCTTACGGTGCACCTGCGTGACCTCGACCCGGACGCCCGGTACCAGGTGCGTGGCGGCGACGAAGTGCGAACCGGCAAGGAGCTGGACCGCGACGGGCTCGCCGTGTCGTGGACGTGGCGAGACTGCGACGTCTTGATCCTGGATCGGGTGTGA
- a CDS encoding carbohydrate ABC transporter permease: protein MSARPARSPWLHVAMVPVTLLWLSPIVFVLFVAVRSYDDIAGRGLGAFPASFSLDGFTTALTDGGVLESLGNSVVVTAWAVFLSLALSSVAAYALSRFDIPGRRTILLTMLAGNLLPPQILLVPVASITEALGIADTRTALVVVQVGFGIGFYTFVLHGFMRNLPTEVFEAARLDGAGAGGIFWRIVLPLSRPSLAALAALSTTWIFNDLIWAMTVLRTESKFPITAALLNLQGGYASAWNVVAAGSLIAAVPTAIVFFMFQKQFVSGLLVGANK, encoded by the coding sequence ATGTCAGCACGCCCCGCCCGCTCCCCGTGGCTGCACGTCGCGATGGTCCCCGTCACGCTCCTGTGGCTCAGCCCCATCGTGTTCGTCCTGTTCGTCGCGGTCCGCTCCTACGACGACATCGCCGGCCGCGGCCTGGGCGCCTTCCCGGCGTCGTTCAGCCTCGACGGCTTCACCACCGCCCTGACCGACGGCGGTGTGCTCGAATCGCTCGGCAACAGCGTGGTCGTCACCGCCTGGGCGGTCTTCCTGTCCCTGGCGCTGTCGTCCGTCGCCGCCTACGCGCTCAGCCGGTTCGACATCCCCGGCCGCCGCACCATCCTGCTGACCATGCTCGCCGGGAACCTCCTGCCCCCGCAGATCCTGCTCGTCCCGGTCGCGTCCATCACCGAGGCCCTCGGCATCGCGGACACCCGCACCGCGCTCGTCGTCGTCCAGGTCGGGTTCGGCATCGGCTTCTACACGTTTGTGCTGCACGGCTTCATGCGCAACCTCCCCACCGAGGTCTTCGAGGCCGCACGGCTCGACGGCGCCGGTGCAGGCGGCATCTTCTGGCGCATAGTGCTGCCCCTGTCCCGGCCGTCGCTCGCGGCGCTCGCGGCACTGTCCACGACGTGGATCTTCAACGACCTGATCTGGGCGATGACGGTGCTGCGCACCGAGTCCAAGTTTCCGATCACCGCCGCCCTGCTCAACCTGCAGGGCGGGTACGCGAGCGCCTGGAACGTGGTCGCGGCAGGATCTCTCATTGCCGCCGTCCCGACGGCGATCGTGTTCTTCATGTTCCAGAAGCAGTTCGTTTCCGGACTTCTCGTGGGGGCCAACAAGTGA
- a CDS encoding carbohydrate ABC transporter permease → MSTRLARVPLLVWVFLLIPFVIELFWVFWPAANSFSLALTRWDGIGVAEPVGLQNFRDMAADPIFLTALRNNVIWVLGFGGLSVIGGLVLAVTLNKPGPMVSLYRSAIYLPMVVSLAVSGLFWRVMYAPEGPINGVLGAIGLEHLERQWLADPAVALWAVLIAAVWRQVGYIMVLYLAGLKGTDPTLEEAAAVDGANAWQRFWRIVMPQLRGVNTVIFAVTVIDSLRTFDIVWAMTRGGPYNETQLLSTYMFQQAFTTGNLGYASAIAVVIFALAVGFIITYLARQARTED, encoded by the coding sequence GTGAGCACCCGGTTAGCGCGCGTCCCGCTGCTGGTCTGGGTGTTCCTGCTGATCCCGTTCGTGATCGAGCTGTTCTGGGTGTTCTGGCCCGCGGCCAACTCGTTCTCGCTCGCGCTGACCCGGTGGGACGGGATCGGCGTGGCCGAACCCGTGGGCCTGCAGAACTTCCGCGACATGGCCGCAGACCCGATCTTCCTGACCGCCCTGCGGAACAACGTGATCTGGGTGCTCGGGTTCGGCGGCCTCTCGGTGATCGGCGGGCTCGTGCTCGCAGTCACCCTGAACAAGCCGGGGCCGATGGTGAGCCTCTACCGCAGCGCCATCTACCTGCCCATGGTCGTGTCGCTCGCCGTCAGCGGCCTGTTCTGGCGCGTCATGTACGCGCCCGAGGGACCGATCAACGGCGTCCTCGGCGCGATCGGGCTCGAGCACCTCGAACGCCAGTGGCTCGCCGACCCCGCCGTCGCGCTCTGGGCAGTGCTGATCGCCGCCGTCTGGCGCCAGGTCGGCTACATCATGGTGCTGTACCTGGCGGGCCTCAAGGGCACCGACCCGACCCTCGAAGAGGCCGCCGCCGTCGACGGCGCGAACGCGTGGCAGCGGTTCTGGCGCATCGTCATGCCGCAGCTGCGCGGCGTGAACACCGTCATCTTCGCCGTCACCGTCATCGACTCGCTGCGCACCTTCGACATCGTCTGGGCCATGACCCGCGGCGGCCCCTACAACGAGACCCAGCTGCTGAGCACCTACATGTTCCAGCAGGCGTTCACCACGGGAAACCTCGGCTACGCCTCGGCGATCGCCGTCGTCATCTTCGCCCTGGCGGTGGGCTTCATCATCACCTACCTCGCCCGCCAGGCCCGCACGGAGGACTGA
- a CDS encoding ABC transporter substrate-binding protein, translating to MSNRTPMFNAGLTRRELIAGGMTLGAASLLAACVGTTSGGGGGGGASTGTLTLQNSIQDADPKAALEALVRAYPGGEVTLNSVATEQFRAQLTNYLRSGDAPEVLSWYAGSIARSYAEEGLLLDVSSLWEGDGPCAGYSDALRSLSSDASGKQIFVPTSYYWWGVFYKRSAFEKWGVEAPTTWDDFHALCENLSGQGIAPLTNGLSSTPWMASGWFDYLNLRVNGAQFHRELLAGEHAFNGPEVVAVMEEYARLIPYFDPNAASYTAQDAATPVAQDEAAMYLTGTFATQYFPEDQRDDIDFFSVPVINDSVPTAEEAPTDGYFAAANSDDHQGALDLLSYLASSEAQQQFIEQSKSANLPTSPDVDTSTFSPLVQKGVELLNNTEEITQFFNRDSSDALQATADTALTKFLAQPDSVRSILDEWQTAAEGVFAS from the coding sequence ATGTCGAACCGAACCCCGATGTTCAACGCAGGACTGACCCGTCGCGAGCTGATCGCCGGCGGCATGACCCTGGGCGCGGCGAGCCTGCTGGCCGCGTGCGTGGGCACGACGTCGGGCGGCGGCGGTGGCGGCGGGGCCAGCACCGGCACGCTCACGCTGCAGAACTCGATCCAGGACGCCGACCCCAAGGCGGCGCTCGAAGCGCTCGTCCGGGCCTACCCGGGCGGTGAGGTCACGCTGAACTCGGTGGCGACCGAGCAGTTCCGGGCCCAGCTGACCAACTACCTGCGCTCCGGCGACGCGCCCGAGGTGCTGAGCTGGTACGCCGGGTCCATCGCGCGGTCGTACGCGGAGGAGGGGCTGCTGCTCGACGTGTCGTCCCTGTGGGAGGGCGACGGTCCCTGCGCCGGTTACTCCGACGCGCTGCGCAGCCTGTCGTCGGACGCCTCCGGCAAGCAGATCTTCGTGCCCACCAGCTACTACTGGTGGGGCGTCTTCTACAAGCGGTCGGCGTTCGAGAAGTGGGGCGTCGAGGCGCCGACCACCTGGGACGACTTCCACGCCCTGTGCGAGAACCTCAGCGGGCAGGGCATCGCCCCGCTGACGAACGGCCTGTCGTCCACGCCGTGGATGGCCTCGGGCTGGTTCGACTACCTGAACCTGCGGGTCAACGGCGCGCAGTTCCACCGGGAGCTGCTGGCCGGGGAGCACGCGTTCAACGGCCCGGAGGTCGTCGCCGTCATGGAGGAGTACGCGCGGCTCATCCCGTACTTCGACCCGAACGCGGCCTCCTACACCGCCCAGGACGCGGCGACGCCCGTCGCCCAGGACGAGGCGGCCATGTACCTCACCGGGACCTTCGCCACGCAGTACTTCCCGGAGGACCAGCGCGACGACATCGACTTCTTCTCGGTCCCGGTCATCAACGACTCGGTGCCCACAGCCGAGGAGGCCCCGACCGACGGCTACTTCGCCGCCGCGAACAGCGACGACCACCAGGGCGCGCTCGACCTGCTGTCCTACCTCGCTTCCAGCGAGGCGCAGCAGCAGTTCATCGAGCAGTCGAAGTCCGCGAACCTGCCGACGTCGCCCGACGTCGACACGTCGACCTTCAGCCCGCTCGTCCAGAAGGGCGTCGAGCTGCTGAACAACACCGAGGAGATCACGCAGTTCTTCAACCGGGACTCCTCCGACGCGCTCCAGGCCACGGCCGACACGGCCCTGACCAAGTTCCTCGCCCAGCCCGACTCCGTGCGGAGCATCCTCGACGAGTGGCAGACGGCGGCCGAGGGGGTCTTCGCGTCGTGA